From the Jilunia laotingensis genome, the window AAGCTACCGTATTTTCTGTCTTATCTACGTTGATTAATAAATAGTTGGTTAATATTTCTTCATCATCATAGAGTGCTGTTGCTTTAGTAGTCAGATCAATGGTGCCTTTATTACAATGGTTTATATAGTATCCGTTCAACTTTGAAAAGTCATAACGAAATGTGAAATCCACTTCTTCATGATTCTTTAATTTCCATTTCATTTCTTCCGGAAACAGTGGATTATCAAACAAGTTTATTCCAATAATGTCTTCTTTGGCGGAGATATAAAACATTTCCATGTCTTTCCGGTTAAGGTCGATCATATAGCCGTCTTTGTCATAAAGTTCTATACCAATCGGTATGTTATTATAGATATTGTTCAATATTCGTTCACTGTCTTGAAGAGCCTTGTAAATAGAAGCATTGTCAGCATGGTCTTCCACTTCGGATATTCCATATACCTTGGTGTTGCCGGACTCATCAGTTTCGTAGTAACAAACTTTACTGCGTACCCAAACGGTTCCCTTAGAAGTGCTGAGAAGATAAACAGCATCATCCGTCATCTGTACTTTTTCAAAAAGGGTGGTATGCGAATGACGCAGGTTTTCTTTCAATACCCTTTTGTTAAAGTCTGTAAAACTTATCATTCCGTCATCTCCAAGTTCCAATAGTTTGGCGATAAACTCGGAGCAGTAGTAAACTTCAGATTTCATGTCTGCTTCCCACCATCCCATGTTTGCATGGTCCATTAGTTTAGTGAGGAATTTGCTGGATAATTGTTCGCTTGTCTTCAAAATCTTGGCTCTATTTAATGACGAATGTTTGTAGGTGTAAAAGTAAGCAATTTGATTGAAAAAAAAATGAAGTGAGTCATTATTTTTTAGATGCTTTCAACTCTCCTGTGCATAATGAACTTTGCGCTCTTCCAATGTGTTGTATTAATAAATAGAAAGGAGATTGAAGAATGAAAAAAATAGTTTTGCTCCGTCATGGAGAGAGTGCATGGAATAAAGAAAATCGTTTTACCGGTTGGACGGATGTAGATCTGACTGAGAAGGGAATCGAAGAGGCAAATAAGGCGGGCGTACTGTTGAAGGAAAACGGTTTTGAATTTGATAAAGCTTATACTTCTTATCTGAAACGTGCTGTCAAAACATTGAACTGTGTATTAGATAAACTCGATCAGGATTGGATTCCAGTGGAGAAAACTTGGCGCTTGAATGAGAAACATTATGGTGATTTACAGGGTCTGAATAAGGCGGAAACTGCCGCTAAATATGGAGATGAACAGGTATTGGTATGGCGTCGTAGCTATGATGTTGCACCCCATGCTCTTGCAGAAGATGATCGAAGGAATCCCTGTTTTGATCCTCGTTACCGGGAAGTTCCCAATAGAGAGTTGCCTCGTACTGAATCGCTTAAAGAAACCATAGAACGGATTATGCCTTACTGGGAATGCATTATTTTCCCAAATCTTATGACAGCGGATCAACTGCTTATAGTAGCCCATGGAAATAGTTTGCGTGCCATCATTAAGCATTTGAAACACATCTCCGATGAAGAGATTGTGAAACTGAACCTTCCGACAGCGGTCCCCTATGTTTTCGAATTCGATGATGACCTAAATCTAGTGAATGATTATCTGTTGGGTGATCCTGAAGAAATACGAAAACTGATGGAAGCGGTTGCCAATCAGGGAAAAAAGAAATAATACGAACTAATTAATTATTATCATTATGAGTAAAATAACAGATTTACTGGGTGACAAGGTTTCCTATTACCTTGATCACACTTGCAAAACCATAGATAAGTCGATGATTCACGTCCCTTCACCTGAGACGATCGATCGTATCTGGATCGACACAGATCGTAATATACAAACTCTTCGTAGTTTGCAGACCATTCTCGGGCATGGACGGTTGGCAAATACAGGATATGTATCCATACTACCTGTCGATCAGGATATTGAACATACTGCAGGCGCTTCATTTGCTCCCAATCCGATTTATTTTGATCCTGAAAATATTGTGAAGTTGGCTATTGAAGGCGGATGCAATGCGGTTGCTTCTACTTTTGGTATCTTAGGTGCGGTGGCACGTAAATATGCCCATAAGATTCCTTTTGTGGTGAAACTGAATCATAACGAACTGTTGAGTTATCCCAATACATACGATCAAGTGATGTTTGGTACAGTGAAAGAAGC encodes:
- the gpmA gene encoding 2,3-diphosphoglycerate-dependent phosphoglycerate mutase, producing MKKIVLLRHGESAWNKENRFTGWTDVDLTEKGIEEANKAGVLLKENGFEFDKAYTSYLKRAVKTLNCVLDKLDQDWIPVEKTWRLNEKHYGDLQGLNKAETAAKYGDEQVLVWRRSYDVAPHALAEDDRRNPCFDPRYREVPNRELPRTESLKETIERIMPYWECIIFPNLMTADQLLIVAHGNSLRAIIKHLKHISDEEIVKLNLPTAVPYVFEFDDDLNLVNDYLLGDPEEIRKLMEAVANQGKKK